The Paralichthys olivaceus isolate ysfri-2021 chromosome 9, ASM2471397v2, whole genome shotgun sequence genome contains a region encoding:
- the nanos1 gene encoding nanos homolog 1, translating into MDFLNHNYLNARNPYDYTFNFWNDYLGLTTLVTKNNKLSMPQNPNSITESLKATLGLDDSPPCPCVIAGGVGESGHLDCCCPSGSPPPASILDLKERFSILSPFQSQLGVQLPEREVGFGGSFAGFDLFGVERKMRKPATRGKQEPKICVFCRNNGAPEEVYGSHVLKTPDGRVVCPILRAYTCPLCSANGDNAHTIKYCPLSKDQPSQRPLKGGRAVGGKRMKIF; encoded by the coding sequence ATGGATTTTCTCAACCACAACTATTTGAACGCGCGCAACCCCTACGACTACACCTTTAATTTCTGGAACGACTATCTCGGGCTGACGACGTTGGTCACGAAGAACAACAAGCTCAGCATGCCCCAGAACCCCAACTCCATCACCGAGTCCCTGAAGGCGACCCTGGGCTTGGACGACTCCCCGCCGTGTCCGTGCGTAATCGCAGGAGGCGTTGGGGAGAGCGGGCACCTGGACTGCTGCTGCCCGTCCGGGAGCCCCCCGCCGGCCTCCATCCTGGACCTGAAGGAGCGTTTCTCGATACTCAGCCCCTTCCAGAGCCAGCTCGGCGTGCAGCTGCCGGAGCGGGAGGTGGGCTTCGGTGGGAGCTTCGCCGGGTTCGACCTGTTCGGCGTGGAGAGGAAAATGCGCAAACCCGCGACCAGGGGCAAGCAGGAGCCCAAAATCTGCGTCTTCTGCCGAAATAACGGAGCACCGGAGGAGGTGTACGGCTCCCACGTCCTGAAGACCCCGGACGGCAGGGTCGTGTGCCCGATCCTGAGGGCTTATACCTGCCCCCTGTGCAGTGCCAACGGGGACAATGCCCACACGATAAAATACTGTCCACTGTCCAAAGACCAGCCATCCCAGCGACCATTAAAGGGGGGTAGGGCAGTGGGTGGTAAGAGGATGAAAATATTCTAA